In Nitrospira sp., a single genomic region encodes these proteins:
- the nuoF gene encoding NADH-quinone oxidoreductase subunit NuoF, which yields MVTLTEPRVLQKLDGPPWDIDAYLKVGGYEAWKKCVRELSPEQVVQELKASGLRGRGGAGFPTGVKWDKVLNHRVKEHYFVCNAGEHEPGTFKDRHLLKTAPHQLIEGCLIAARTAQAKASFIYVNHEYEEERENLKRALAQAKERGFVGKNILGSGIDIDLQVFEGHGSYVAGEETAMLESMQGRPAMPRQKPPFYPTDFGLYGKPTLVNNVETLCNIPRILSKGAQWFAQVGTDKCPGTMMFSLSGAVNRPGVYEMPMGITIRDLIETCGGGVPGGRKIKAVFPGGPAFSMVTADQLDLAMDFDSLKKAGTGLGSAGVIVVDDATCMVRQTLKFSNFFKGESCGQCPPCRMGTINLANLMTKIEAGEGTQQDLDSLLQLCGFVKGTGYCTLVTGASVLVQSSLKLFRHEFEEHIRLRRCPFPAAPVDTTVH from the coding sequence ATGGTGACGTTGACGGAGCCTCGTGTCCTTCAAAAGCTCGACGGTCCGCCCTGGGACATCGACGCCTATCTCAAGGTCGGAGGATATGAGGCCTGGAAGAAATGTGTCCGAGAACTCTCTCCGGAGCAGGTAGTCCAGGAGCTCAAAGCCTCCGGTCTCCGGGGCCGCGGCGGGGCCGGATTTCCCACCGGCGTCAAATGGGACAAGGTCTTAAATCACCGGGTGAAAGAGCATTATTTCGTCTGCAATGCCGGGGAGCATGAGCCCGGGACATTCAAAGACCGCCATCTACTGAAGACCGCTCCTCACCAGCTGATCGAGGGCTGTCTCATCGCTGCCCGCACCGCCCAGGCCAAGGCCTCCTTCATCTATGTGAATCACGAGTACGAGGAGGAGCGCGAGAATCTGAAGCGCGCATTGGCCCAGGCCAAGGAACGAGGCTTCGTCGGCAAGAACATTCTCGGCAGCGGCATCGACATCGATCTCCAAGTGTTCGAAGGGCACGGCAGCTACGTGGCCGGCGAAGAGACGGCGATGCTGGAATCCATGCAAGGGCGGCCCGCGATGCCGCGCCAAAAGCCGCCGTTCTATCCGACCGACTTCGGCCTCTACGGCAAGCCGACGCTCGTCAATAACGTCGAGACGCTGTGCAACATCCCGCGCATTCTGTCCAAGGGTGCCCAGTGGTTTGCGCAGGTAGGCACCGACAAATGCCCGGGGACGATGATGTTCTCGCTGAGCGGGGCGGTCAACCGTCCCGGCGTCTATGAAATGCCGATGGGGATCACGATTCGGGATTTGATCGAAACCTGCGGCGGCGGCGTGCCGGGCGGACGAAAGATCAAAGCGGTGTTTCCGGGCGGTCCCGCATTCTCAATGGTCACCGCCGACCAATTGGATCTGGCGATGGATTTCGATTCGCTGAAGAAGGCGGGCACCGGACTCGGATCGGCCGGCGTGATCGTGGTCGACGACGCGACCTGCATGGTCCGTCAGACCCTGAAGTTCTCGAATTTTTTCAAAGGCGAGAGTTGCGGCCAGTGCCCGCCTTGCCGGATGGGCACCATCAACCTCGCGAACCTGATGACCAAGATCGAAGCCGGCGAGGGGACTCAGCAGGATCTGGACAGCTTGCTCCAGCTCTGTGGTTTTGTGAAGGGGACGGGGTATTGCACGCTCGTGACCGGTGCCTCTGTGTTGGTGCAGAGCAGCCTGAAGCTGTTCCGGCATGAGTTCGAAGAGCACATTCGCTTGCGGCGATGTCCGTTCCCGGCCGCGCCGGTCGACACGACGGTCCATTGA
- a CDS encoding ABC-F family ATP-binding cassette domain-containing protein, whose protein sequence is MLQIESVHKQFSTKVLFNDASAHLRPHSRVGLVGPNGTGKTTLFKMILGEESPDEGAIRKRPRLQIGYLPQELETIVGKTALDAAHRDQYPEHEAKRILSGLGFGEADFARPVENLSGGYRMRVALAHLLLSNPDVLMLDEPTNHLDKPTQRWFEDFLLNSKLTLLVISHDTAFLDRTVTHIWELRDRSIQEYRGNYTKFRELRAERDAQLQAAANRQAKEVARVQQFVDRFRYQANKARQVQSRIKQLEKVKLIELQRDAKRVKFRFPLPSTSGRHVLDLAGVAKRYGEKIVYESLDFSVERGQRIALVGENGAGKSTLLKMLAGVLPSDKGTRTVGHGVSLHYFAQHQAETLNPEHTILESLGEVSSTAETNFLRGLAGAFLFSGPDQKKPIKALSGGERNRVALARMLVEPANTLLLDEPTNHLDPASVDVLTDALTEFPGTIIFISHDPTFLTRISTRIVEIEEGKARNFFGDYEYYLWKKAQELDSIKENSEELEDAKSGRSGGKAAQAGGPAPTKAMTSQSQPKSSAGDRRDLNKTQARLEKQVARAESDIAAQEGRIKERDQVLADPALYQDFAKWNDLHQEQESWKKELERLTARWESLSAELSDVKQKLEAFA, encoded by the coding sequence ATGCTGCAAATTGAGTCTGTCCATAAGCAATTCTCCACCAAGGTGCTGTTCAACGACGCGTCGGCCCATCTGCGTCCTCATAGCCGCGTCGGACTCGTCGGTCCGAATGGAACGGGCAAGACCACGCTCTTCAAGATGATTCTCGGAGAGGAATCTCCGGACGAGGGAGCGATCCGGAAACGGCCGCGATTGCAGATCGGCTACCTGCCTCAGGAGCTCGAAACAATCGTGGGCAAGACGGCGCTGGACGCGGCCCACAGGGACCAGTACCCCGAGCACGAAGCCAAACGAATCCTCTCCGGCCTCGGATTCGGCGAAGCCGACTTCGCCAGGCCGGTCGAGAACCTCTCAGGCGGCTACCGGATGCGTGTGGCGCTGGCGCACCTGCTGCTGTCCAACCCGGACGTGCTCATGCTGGACGAGCCCACCAACCATTTGGACAAGCCCACGCAACGATGGTTCGAGGACTTCCTGCTGAATTCGAAGTTGACCCTGCTGGTCATCAGCCACGATACCGCCTTTCTCGATCGCACCGTGACGCACATCTGGGAATTGCGGGACCGGAGCATCCAGGAATACCGCGGCAACTACACGAAGTTCCGGGAGCTACGGGCCGAGCGCGACGCCCAACTGCAGGCGGCGGCCAACCGGCAGGCCAAGGAAGTGGCGCGGGTCCAGCAGTTCGTCGATCGGTTTCGCTATCAGGCCAACAAAGCTCGTCAGGTTCAGTCACGCATCAAGCAATTGGAGAAGGTCAAGCTGATCGAGCTGCAGCGCGACGCCAAACGCGTGAAGTTCAGGTTCCCGCTACCCTCCACCAGCGGCCGCCACGTGCTGGACCTGGCCGGAGTCGCCAAGCGCTACGGCGAGAAGATCGTCTATGAGTCTCTGGATTTCTCGGTCGAGCGCGGGCAGCGGATCGCGCTGGTCGGCGAAAACGGCGCGGGCAAGAGCACGCTGCTGAAGATGCTGGCCGGCGTACTGCCCTCCGACAAGGGCACGCGTACGGTCGGGCACGGCGTCAGCCTCCATTACTTCGCCCAACATCAGGCCGAAACCCTCAATCCCGAGCATACGATTCTGGAATCCCTGGGCGAAGTCTCCAGTACGGCGGAGACCAATTTTCTCCGGGGACTCGCCGGCGCCTTCTTATTTTCCGGTCCGGATCAAAAAAAGCCGATCAAGGCGCTGAGCGGAGGCGAGCGGAACCGGGTGGCGCTGGCTCGGATGCTGGTCGAGCCGGCGAATACGCTCCTCTTGGACGAGCCGACGAACCACCTGGATCCGGCGTCCGTCGACGTGCTCACCGACGCGTTGACCGAATTTCCGGGCACGATCATCTTTATCTCGCATGATCCTACGTTCCTGACACGCATCTCGACGCGCATCGTCGAAATCGAGGAGGGCAAGGCCAGGAACTTCTTCGGCGACTATGAATACTATTTGTGGAAGAAGGCGCAGGAGCTGGACTCGATCAAAGAGAACAGCGAGGAGTTGGAAGACGCCAAATCCGGCCGGAGCGGGGGGAAGGCCGCTCAGGCAGGTGGGCCGGCTCCGACCAAGGCCATGACCTCCCAATCACAGCCGAAATCCTCGGCCGGAGATCGGCGCGACCTGAACAAGACGCAGGCCCGACTGGAGAAGCAGGTCGCGCGCGCGGAGTCCGACATTGCGGCGCAGGAAGGGCGCATCAAGGAACGCGACCAGGTTCTCGCGGATCCTGCGCTCTACCAGGATTTCGCCAAATGGAACGATTTACACCAGGAGCAGGAGTCCTGGAAGAAGGAATTGGAGCGACTCACCGCTCGATGGGAATCGTTGTCTGCCGAACTCAGCGACGTGAAACAGAAGCTCGAAGCCTTTGCCTAG
- a CDS encoding alpha/beta fold hydrolase, protein MPEATVIQEVNGIRLGYTDRGAGLPLVFLHAFPFNRTMWARQEALASRFRIITVDLRGHGESDAPAWRYSLGQYAADVQRLLDRLGVSRAVFVGLSMGGYLEFALYRHCPDLILALVFADTRAEADRAEQVKWRFDLAQRTAAVGPSAVIDDMLPKLLSPNAYGRRADLVEEVRAIIAAAPVHGIVGDLMAMAERPDSSELLSTIARPVLVIVGEDDVLTPPADARRIAQGIPGARLVTIPDAGHLSNMEQPDLFNHALTEFAGRLSAESR, encoded by the coding sequence TTGCCGGAGGCCACCGTGATTCAGGAGGTGAACGGAATACGATTGGGCTACACCGACCGGGGGGCGGGGCTTCCGCTCGTGTTCCTCCATGCCTTCCCGTTCAATCGGACGATGTGGGCCCGACAGGAAGCGCTGGCGTCCCGGTTCCGGATCATCACCGTTGACCTTCGAGGACATGGGGAATCCGACGCGCCGGCCTGGCGCTATAGCCTGGGTCAATATGCCGCCGACGTGCAGAGACTTCTGGACCGGCTCGGCGTGTCGCGCGCGGTGTTTGTCGGATTGTCCATGGGCGGCTACCTGGAGTTCGCCCTGTACCGACATTGTCCGGATCTGATACTGGCCTTGGTCTTCGCCGACACGAGAGCGGAAGCGGACCGGGCGGAGCAGGTCAAGTGGCGGTTCGATCTGGCGCAACGAACTGCGGCCGTGGGCCCCTCCGCGGTCATCGACGACATGCTGCCGAAGCTGCTGTCTCCGAACGCCTATGGGCGGCGTGCCGACCTGGTCGAAGAAGTCCGTGCGATCATCGCTGCGGCGCCGGTCCACGGAATCGTCGGAGACTTGATGGCGATGGCGGAGCGACCCGACTCGAGCGAATTGCTCTCAACGATCGCGCGGCCGGTCCTGGTGATCGTCGGTGAGGACGACGTGCTGACTCCACCGGCCGATGCCCGGCGGATCGCGCAGGGGATTCCTGGAGCCCGGCTGGTCACGATTCCCGATGCGGGGCACTTGAGCAACATGGAACAGCCGGACCTGTTCAACCATGCGCTGACGGAATTCGCAGGCAGACTCTCCGCCGAGAGCCGCTAG
- a CDS encoding adenylosuccinate synthase, with protein MSNLVVIGAQWGDEGKGKIVDILARDADVVVRYQGGSNAGHTVINQNGTFIFHLIPSGILYRGTLCVIGNGVVVDPAALIEEMDHLGGQGVHIGKNFVISQRAHLILPYHKAIDKASEQSKGSRRIGTTGRGIGPSYADKMSRIGIRAGDLLNPATFRTKLEENLVEINWFLEQLYKVERFEVEKVFQQYMGYAERLKSHIVDAVTLVNRMIDNRKTVLFEGAQGTHLDVDLGTYPYVTSSSATAGGAATGSGVGPTKIDAVLGVAKAYTTRVGSGPFPTELSDEVGAGLQERGKEFGSTTGRPRRCGWFDAVVMRHATKVNGLSSVALTKLDVLDGCKELKVCTAYRYQGRLYKDMPADLQALQEAEPVYKRFKGWSASTTGLTAFTRLPAEAKRYLEYIAEQAECPIDMISTGSKRDATIILKNPMKQSARKRSR; from the coding sequence ATGAGCAATCTCGTCGTCATCGGTGCACAGTGGGGAGATGAGGGTAAGGGGAAGATCGTCGACATCCTGGCCCGCGATGCCGATGTGGTCGTCCGCTATCAGGGCGGCTCCAATGCCGGTCATACCGTCATTAATCAGAACGGCACGTTCATTTTCCACCTCATTCCCTCAGGCATTCTCTACCGGGGAACCTTATGCGTCATCGGGAACGGCGTGGTGGTGGACCCGGCGGCCCTGATCGAAGAGATGGATCATTTGGGTGGGCAGGGAGTCCACATCGGCAAGAATTTCGTCATCAGCCAGCGTGCCCATCTCATTCTTCCGTACCACAAAGCCATCGACAAGGCCTCGGAACAGTCCAAGGGGTCCCGCCGCATCGGCACGACGGGCCGGGGGATCGGTCCGTCTTATGCGGACAAGATGTCCCGGATCGGCATCCGTGCGGGCGACCTGCTCAATCCTGCGACGTTTCGCACGAAACTCGAAGAGAACCTGGTCGAGATCAACTGGTTCTTGGAGCAGCTCTATAAGGTGGAGCGCTTCGAGGTCGAAAAAGTCTTCCAGCAATATATGGGCTATGCGGAACGGCTCAAGAGTCACATTGTCGATGCGGTGACACTGGTCAATAGGATGATCGATAATCGAAAGACTGTCTTGTTCGAAGGCGCCCAAGGCACCCACCTGGACGTGGACCTCGGCACCTATCCCTATGTGACCTCGTCGAGTGCGACGGCGGGCGGTGCCGCGACCGGTAGTGGAGTGGGACCGACAAAGATCGACGCCGTTCTCGGCGTGGCCAAGGCCTATACGACCCGCGTGGGCAGCGGGCCATTCCCGACCGAGCTATCCGATGAAGTGGGCGCCGGTCTTCAAGAGCGTGGGAAAGAATTCGGCTCCACAACCGGCCGCCCGCGGCGCTGTGGCTGGTTCGATGCGGTGGTCATGCGACATGCCACGAAGGTGAACGGGCTTTCATCCGTGGCCCTGACCAAGCTGGATGTGCTGGACGGCTGCAAGGAGTTGAAGGTCTGTACCGCCTACCGGTATCAAGGGCGTCTTTATAAGGATATGCCGGCCGATCTCCAAGCCCTACAGGAGGCTGAACCGGTCTACAAGCGGTTCAAAGGGTGGTCGGCCTCGACAACCGGATTGACCGCGTTCACACGACTTCCGGCCGAAGCCAAGCGCTACCTCGAATACATCGCCGAGCAGGCCGAATGTCCGATCGACATGATCTCCACCGGCTCCAAGCGGGATGCCACGATTATTTTGAAGAACCCGATGAAGCAGTCGGCGCGGAAACGGTCTCGTTAG
- a CDS encoding 2Fe-2S iron-sulfur cluster-binding protein: MPHVTFLHPKGTSGTVVRNTTLLDAAKELGFPLNHDCGGNASCTTCRVEVQSGGEHLSEIDFEEQDLLDREALSEPWHRLGCQAKILGDVVVKVPETKWTAPTTGQSEARGVDIR, from the coding sequence ATGCCTCACGTGACGTTTCTTCATCCGAAGGGCACGAGCGGCACGGTGGTGCGGAATACCACCCTGCTCGACGCCGCGAAGGAGTTGGGGTTTCCGTTGAACCACGACTGCGGCGGCAACGCCTCCTGCACGACCTGCCGTGTCGAGGTTCAGAGCGGGGGAGAGCATCTGTCGGAGATCGATTTCGAAGAACAGGATCTGTTGGACCGCGAAGCGCTCAGCGAGCCTTGGCATCGGCTCGGGTGTCAGGCTAAGATCCTGGGCGACGTTGTGGTGAAAGTACCGGAAACCAAGTGGACGGCGCCGACCACTGGACAATCCGAGGCGCGGGGTGTTGATATTCGGTAG
- the folE gene encoding GTP cyclohydrolase I FolE, which produces MAISRRRVLQRTEDLPSIKRPASEERIQSLVAQLLDALGETSSRNGLLKTPERVAKALQFMTKGYHHNIDQLLNGAMFPIEYDEMVIVKDIDFFSLCEHHMLPFFGKCHVGYLPNKKVVGLSKIPRVVDVFSRRLQVQERLTTQIAETLKQQLNAHGVGVVMEAQHLCMMMRGVEKQNTIAVTSSMLGAFRTQQQTRAEFLKLISRNGVGDLG; this is translated from the coding sequence ATGGCTATATCACGTCGTCGTGTCTTGCAGCGCACCGAAGACCTCCCGTCCATCAAGCGGCCGGCGAGTGAGGAGCGGATCCAATCCTTAGTCGCGCAACTGCTCGACGCGTTGGGAGAGACATCGAGCCGCAACGGTCTGCTCAAGACGCCCGAACGCGTCGCCAAGGCGCTGCAGTTCATGACCAAGGGGTATCATCACAACATCGATCAGCTCCTCAACGGCGCAATGTTTCCGATCGAATACGATGAAATGGTCATCGTCAAGGACATCGATTTCTTCAGCCTGTGCGAGCACCACATGCTTCCGTTCTTCGGGAAGTGTCATGTGGGCTATCTGCCGAACAAGAAAGTCGTGGGCCTCAGCAAGATCCCTCGCGTCGTGGACGTGTTCAGCCGCCGTTTACAAGTACAGGAACGACTGACGACGCAAATCGCTGAAACGTTGAAGCAGCAGCTGAACGCGCACGGTGTCGGTGTCGTCATGGAAGCTCAGCATCTCTGCATGATGATGCGCGGAGTCGAGAAACAGAACACCATCGCCGTCACCAGCTCGATGCTCGGCGCGTTCAGGACCCAACAGCAGACCCGCGCGGAATTTCTCAAGTTGATCAGCCGGAACGGGGTGGGAGATTTGGGCTAG
- a CDS encoding 6-carboxytetrahydropterin synthase — protein MPQLSMTRRYRFCAAHRLHTDHLTPEENRTAFGKCNNPNGHGHNYVVLVTVRSGPGGDAVPLERLDRIVEETIVERFDHQDLNRDSEFSALTTTGENLVKLIWSLLAPKLPVGRLEKVGVIETRDNYFEYAAPAVPR, from the coding sequence ATGCCGCAACTCAGCATGACCAGACGGTATCGGTTCTGCGCCGCGCACCGGCTGCATACGGACCATTTGACGCCCGAAGAAAACCGGACGGCGTTCGGCAAGTGCAACAATCCGAACGGCCATGGCCATAATTACGTCGTGCTGGTCACGGTCCGAAGCGGCCCCGGCGGCGACGCCGTTCCGCTTGAGCGCTTGGATCGGATCGTCGAGGAGACGATCGTCGAACGGTTCGATCATCAGGATCTGAATCGAGATTCGGAATTTTCCGCGCTCACCACAACCGGCGAGAATCTGGTCAAGCTCATCTGGAGCCTGCTGGCGCCCAAGCTGCCGGTCGGACGGCTGGAAAAAGTGGGCGTCATTGAAACGCGGGACAACTATTTCGAGTACGCGGCCCCGGCGGTACCTCGCTGA
- a CDS encoding urate hydroxylase PuuD, whose product MKFLEDPMQTMGAGFALAVVLIIVFLGLSGVGAGDADWTGILLRWIHFLAGITWIGLLYFFNLINAAFLKSLDGPTKNAVIPKLMPSALNWFRHGATVTVLAGILLYGKLYMNGGTGAYALAIGGLLGIIMMANVHAVIWPNQKKIIAAVTAAAQGTPAPAEMAQWGRTALLASRVNFLLSIPMLFFMGAGSHFK is encoded by the coding sequence ATGAAATTTCTTGAAGATCCGATGCAAACGATGGGAGCCGGTTTTGCGCTCGCCGTCGTGTTGATTATTGTCTTTCTCGGCCTCTCGGGCGTGGGCGCCGGCGACGCGGATTGGACCGGAATTCTGTTGCGCTGGATCCACTTCCTGGCGGGGATCACCTGGATCGGGTTGCTGTATTTCTTCAACTTGATCAATGCCGCGTTCCTGAAAAGCCTGGATGGTCCGACGAAGAACGCCGTGATCCCGAAACTGATGCCGTCGGCCTTGAACTGGTTTCGTCACGGCGCGACGGTGACGGTGCTCGCCGGCATCCTGCTGTACGGGAAGCTGTACATGAACGGCGGGACCGGCGCCTACGCCCTCGCTATCGGCGGCCTGTTGGGGATCATCATGATGGCGAACGTGCATGCCGTCATCTGGCCGAACCAAAAGAAAATCATCGCGGCGGTGACGGCGGCGGCACAGGGTACGCCGGCTCCGGCCGAAATGGCCCAGTGGGGTCGTACGGCGTTGCTGGCCTCCCGCGTCAATTTCCTCCTGTCCATTCCCATGCTGTTCTTCATGGGCGCAGGCAGCCACTTCAAGTAG
- a CDS encoding replication-associated recombination protein A: MPRDEGDRLDLFADQSRDKGAGAAPLAERLRPRSFDELVGQEDVVGVDRPLRKAIESDRLASLIFWGPPGCGKTTLASLIARHTKAHFVSFSAVTSGIPELREIVKTSEHRSATSGRRTVLFVDEIHRFNKAQQDAFLPHVERGTIILVGATTENPSFEVIAPLLSRSLVVALQPLTEEALERILTRALHDVESGLGAFHLELTDEAKRRLLNYANGDARSLLTALEFVAGQAAQDETGVGRVDDAVMEASLLRKTLRYDKAGEEHYNLISAYIKSLRDSDPDGALYWLARMLEAGEDPKFVARRLVIFASEDVGNADPTGLLVATAVAQAVQFVGLPEAQINLAQGTTYLATRAKDNASYIGLLEAMNDARALGNLGVPLHLRNAVTSLMRDHGYGKGYRYVHDDPGAAANQTHLPEPLRGRRYFRPKDR, from the coding sequence ATGCCGCGTGACGAAGGCGATCGACTGGACCTCTTCGCGGATCAGAGTCGGGACAAGGGTGCCGGCGCGGCTCCGCTCGCCGAACGGCTCCGCCCCCGTTCCTTCGACGAGTTGGTCGGACAGGAAGACGTCGTCGGCGTCGATCGTCCCCTGCGCAAGGCGATCGAGTCGGACCGTCTGGCGTCGCTGATTTTTTGGGGACCGCCCGGCTGCGGCAAGACGACGCTCGCCTCCTTGATCGCCCGGCACACGAAGGCGCATTTCGTCTCCTTCTCGGCGGTGACCAGCGGCATTCCCGAACTCCGAGAGATCGTCAAGACGTCGGAACACCGATCGGCGACGAGCGGCCGGCGCACAGTGCTCTTCGTCGATGAAATCCATCGCTTCAATAAGGCGCAGCAGGACGCATTTCTTCCCCATGTCGAACGGGGCACGATCATTCTGGTCGGCGCAACGACCGAAAATCCGTCCTTCGAAGTCATCGCGCCGCTCTTGTCCCGGTCGCTGGTCGTCGCCCTGCAGCCGTTGACTGAAGAGGCGCTCGAGCGAATCCTGACCCGCGCGCTCCATGATGTTGAATCGGGGCTGGGCGCGTTTCATTTGGAACTGACCGACGAGGCGAAGCGGCGGCTCCTGAACTACGCGAACGGCGACGCCCGCTCGCTGTTGACCGCGCTGGAATTCGTCGCGGGACAGGCCGCCCAGGATGAGACGGGCGTCGGACGAGTCGATGACGCGGTGATGGAGGCGTCGCTGCTCAGGAAGACCCTCCGCTACGACAAGGCGGGTGAGGAGCACTACAATCTGATTTCCGCCTACATTAAGAGTCTAAGGGATTCCGATCCGGATGGAGCGCTCTATTGGTTGGCCAGGATGTTGGAAGCCGGGGAAGATCCCAAGTTCGTCGCCAGGAGGCTCGTCATCTTCGCTTCCGAAGATGTGGGGAATGCCGACCCGACCGGTCTATTGGTGGCCACGGCCGTGGCCCAAGCGGTCCAGTTCGTCGGATTGCCGGAAGCGCAGATCAACCTCGCGCAGGGCACGACTTATCTGGCCACCAGAGCGAAGGACAATGCGTCCTACATCGGTCTCCTCGAAGCGATGAACGACGCGAGAGCCTTGGGAAATCTCGGTGTTCCGCTTCATTTGCGCAATGCAGTCACCTCGCTGATGCGGGATCACGGGTATGGAAAAGGCTATCGATATGTCCATGACGATCCCGGTGCAGCGGCGAACCAGACGCATCTGCCCGAGCCCCTCCGGGGCCGCCGTTACTTCCGCCCTAAAGACCGATAG
- the erpA gene encoding iron-sulfur cluster insertion protein ErpA gives MVTITAVAEQKIQELMKEEKDVVGLRIYVRGGGCHGYQYGMAFESKMAEDDTVIEKGDVKVIMDSQSAPLLQGAEVDYVDSVQGSGFSIKNPQAKTTCGCGSSFSA, from the coding sequence ATGGTGACGATCACAGCGGTGGCGGAACAGAAGATTCAAGAATTGATGAAGGAAGAAAAGGACGTGGTCGGACTGCGGATCTACGTCCGCGGCGGCGGCTGTCACGGCTATCAGTACGGCATGGCGTTCGAGTCCAAGATGGCCGAGGATGATACCGTGATTGAAAAGGGCGACGTCAAGGTCATTATGGATTCCCAGAGCGCACCGCTCCTCCAGGGCGCGGAAGTGGATTACGTCGACAGCGTACAGGGTTCCGGATTCTCCATCAAGAATCCGCAAGCCAAGACGACCTGCGGGTGCGGCAGCTCATTCAGCGCCTAA
- a CDS encoding PilZ domain-containing protein, with protein sequence MKKSESKSTPTAATGSERRKLVRATLVGSALVSPKSGSKAITAVLDNVNKVGAGFHAKEKLGMGERVTVSLAFLDSDRMEQQEKLDGAVAWVKPWEKGYLIGVVWDEVVTKEKNRWLYYYLEETIKSSS encoded by the coding sequence ATGAAAAAGTCGGAATCCAAATCAACTCCGACCGCAGCCACCGGCAGCGAACGACGCAAGCTCGTCCGCGCGACCCTGGTCGGCTCCGCTTTGGTCTCTCCCAAAAGCGGTTCCAAGGCCATTACGGCCGTCTTAGACAATGTCAACAAGGTCGGAGCCGGCTTCCATGCCAAGGAAAAACTGGGCATGGGTGAGCGGGTCACGGTATCCCTGGCGTTTCTCGACTCCGATCGTATGGAACAGCAGGAAAAGCTGGACGGAGCGGTCGCTTGGGTCAAGCCTTGGGAAAAGGGCTACTTGATCGGGGTCGTCTGGGATGAGGTCGTCACGAAAGAGAAGAACCGCTGGCTGTATTATTATCTGGAAGAGACGATCAAGTCCTCGTCCTGA